catattttaaatgtCTTCTaatcttaatattttaaatgttttctaatattatcttgttttaaaaaaagaacacatattttcaaattatatgatattgttgttactattatttctttttttactataaattttgtgacaatatatatatatatatatatatatattaaccatTTTTCGGCGGTATAAAATAGTTTACCACCGAGTAATTGCATTCAATCGCACGACCAACAAGTTATAGTATTATTCACTTTGCCCCAAactaaaagtttattttagaaaattcattAACAGTAAATTTCATTTCcttcaaaatacatttttgttctgtttttatttatttatttaatatattaacatttatcatgtatgatgattgatgaagatgattttcTCAacatttctctccttttttttttgtctctcaaCATTTCTCtcctatataaaatttaaactattgAACGAATGTTACTGCTAcgaaattataatatttactCTAAGTTGTCATCAGGATTCTATTACTTTAAAAGCCAAAATTTACTAATCAAAAACTAGTTGATAGattgtaaaattaattaagcacatttattgatttaaaatttattttttactctACAAATCGTGATTTCCAAGAGTTGTATCTATATAAAGGCAATATGCTTTCGGACCCATGCATGGTCTTGATGTTTTTTTACGGTTATTCCATTACGGGTAGGGTTATGTGATAAACGATatgatttcatataaaaagaataaatcaGCGGTCATTGTCTCCGCATGGTTCGGGGAAAAAATACTCGTATAAATAAGCCTTTAGATTTCGAATTTATAAAGCTTTGACGTCGGCTGAtacatagaaacaaaaaaaaactttgatgtcaagctctctttcctcttcctGTCCATCAATACGCGTTACACACGCACAATAGAAGCAAATTATTGTTTGAATACCTAAAAGAGGATAGACGACATAATTATCACCGCAAACACTCTAAATTTTGGGATatagctttcattagattaCATTTTGACTCACATGGTATAcggcaaaaaaatattaaattcatGGCAACGTATAAAGTTGATATTTCAACATGTTataatttctctctcttcGAACATGAGTGTAACAAGACGAACCCCAAAGCCTGCAAAAACACACAGaatcttttctttggttttgtggaCCGGTCTACAATCTCACGTGCAAAACCAAACATACacgatctctctctctctatatctctACTTTTTCTGAACTCAGTTGGTTTCGATTTTCTTCGGACCTTCTATTGTTAAATCAGCTTTATAACCTCACAAGCTTCTCCTCTATTCCATAGATCAAACCACAACTTTGTTTGACCTTTTTTTGAGTACTTCtcttgtcttttcttcttcaagtttaCTTAGTTCTTTGAGAACAAATttctgttgattttttttctttcttgtagaGGGATAATTACAAGTTTAATTTCCCTAGAGTGTCTTTACCTTTTGCCTTGTCTCCCTCTCgagacaaaaagagaaagagaaacactttctgtcctctttttttttcctctctttttctctctcgctGGAAACCTTTTCATATTCAAGtgtaattttaatatttcaagCAATTTTCTAGCTAATTATGGCCTTGGAGGCTGTAGTTTACCCGCAAGATCCGTTCTCCTACATCTCTTGCAAAGATTTTCCGTTTTACGACTTATactttcaagaagaagaagatcaagatcCACAAGATACTAAGAACAACATTAAGCTAGGGCAAGGACAAGGACATGGTTTTGCGAGTAATAATTACAACGGTAGAACCGGAGATTATAGTGATGATTATAATTACAACGAAGAGGATCTCCAATGGCCACGAGACCTTCCTTATGGATCTGCCGTCGACACCGAGAGCCAGCCTCCACCGTCGGATGTGGCGGCGGGAGGAGGGAGGAGGAAAAGGAGGAGGACGAGGAGTagcaagaacaaagaagagatcGAGAACCAGAGGATGACTCACATCGCCGTTGAAAGAAATCGCCGGAAACAGATGAACGAGTACCTCGCCGTTCTCCGGTCTCTCATGCCACCTTATTATGCTCAAAGGGTTAGTCTCTACATACAACagttatatgtatatgtgaGTGTGAGCGCGTGAAATATTCAGTCCTTTAGCTGTATTTCTTGAcgtgtcaaaaaaaaaaaaaaaaagcaaagccTATGTTCTAGGCTTTCAGCTAATTAGGACATGCATAGGCTATACATAGATATGTCATATGCatgtatgtttatatgttttgaaatataaatttgagaATGATGATAGATGAATGAAAGCCgttatatatattgacaaaaaataaaaactaaacgAAAGtcgttatttctttttttcataattttattagatcaTGTAGTCtctaaatgaaaattttgttagtGGAATTGTGGGAGCATAAATAAAGTCTTGAACATCATTGCACCCAAAAAGGACTATACatattatagatttataaTGAGATGGTgacataatatattttttaaaaaattaaggTACGAAATATAGAcatgtttgattgtttttgcaAAACCTTTTGCAATTTCTATGTGCTAGACTAACATAAGGTTGGTGGTGGTTAAAGGGAGATCAAGCATCGATAGTAGGCGGAGCCATTAACTACTTAAAGGAGCTTGAGCATCATTTACAATCAATGGAACCTCCGGTTAAGACCGCCACAGAAGACACCGGAGCCGGCCACGACCAGACCAAAACAACCTCGGCTAGTTCGTCGGGACCATTCTCGGATTTCTTTGCATTTCCTCAGTACTCGAACCGGCCTACCTCTGCGGCGGCGGCTGAGGGGATGGCGGAGATAGAGGTAACGATGGTAGAGAGCCATGCGAGTCTGAAAATACTTGCGAAAAAGAGACCGAGACAGCTTCTTAAACTGGTCTCATCGATACAGAGCCTAAGGCTCACTCTTCTCCATCTAAACGTCACAACTCGAGACGACTCCGTCCTCTATTCCATCAGCGTCAAGgtacatttttttctctctttttcaccattttttgttttttttttcctaaccAGATTAGAGTGATCATGTTATATAATACCGTTGTTTAGGGTTAGTGGGTTGAATTTgcaaattcaaattaaattggTATCTAATAATTAATGGGTGACTAATCATTACTCCCattgttggttttggttcAATGATTATTCATTGATTGTTTTTCCAATCACAAATGTTTTGTGCATTTAATGTGTCTCTTATTAGTACATGTTGTGAATTATTTGTCTGGGCCAAAAAAGGTTTtccaagaacaaaaataaaaatcgttCCTTTTTTCTCGTTCTTTTTTACTTGGTTAGGGCTGGCCTCAATTATTGGGGGGtcaaaatcatcatttcttatttattaaaaaagacaaaattttgagtaCTATCATAATATTGATTCTTGTAAGAATCAGGGACCAAAAAGATGACATATGCCTACACATGTGtgaatgtgtgtatatatatatgtgtactGGGCATGTTTGGTGGTCACAACACTGTGGATGCACTGTGCACGGCAGAACGAAATGACGCCACTTGTTTCAGGACACATTCATAAGCTTCTTCCTCgaaatataaacattttctttaatcatctttttaccttttcaaTGACTATATATCAATCTTTTTCATGtaacttaaaagaaaatattaaaataatggGTTTATTCAGGTTGAAGAAGGGAGCCAATTGAATACAGTAGAAGATATTGCAGCAGCTGTGAATCAAATCCTAAGGAGGATCGAAGAAGAGTCATCCTTTAGCTAGTATTGTTGAATTTTAGTTATGGCACATTTAGAGGAGCTCTAATTTTTCATGTGTGATCTTttgctctctctttttcatatattaaataatataaatttcctttttctttttgttaacgTTAATTCTAATGCATTATATATTGGAGTTTTTGTGTGATTGACCTTTTAGACCTGATCACAAAAGAGGAACTAGCTTTTAAGAGCTCTATACGAGAATAGTAATTATAAGCTTGAGCAATTGAATTTTCccacacataaaaaaaaggcTTGAACAATTTGACTGGTTATGAGATAGctgaaaaaaattcaaccacacttatataaatataccGGTATGAGTCATGTGAAGGCGTCCCTAAAAGACTCGGTATATCGTGAATAACCGGCTTTGCACGGTTCGTTTAAGAAGGAATTAGTTAGAATAGTATATTTTGTGAAGTAATGTCTAAATATGCgctaattaagaaaaaagtttgatgaGACTCTCATGGTCTGAATCAGATGTTTTGAACACCCATGACATCTAAGACACCCGCAAAGGGCCACATATACGATCGTAAATAATAATCTAGTCTGGGGTCGGAGAACACTTAAGTTCTAATCGGAGAGACTTTTCAGACTCAATCCACCACTAGTTTTTGGGTAAGCAAACAtagtttaaaactatatttgcACATTCGCAAAAGGGAGATCCCTTTCCAAAGAAACACATTGAAAATTCTCTTTAGCTTATTCATAATTATTATTCTGagaatatattaaaagaatgAATGTGATATGTATATGCTTTCTCATGAAAAAATGACTTCAACCTTTCTCATGATTGTTTACTGAACGAATGGGTTGAATTCGCTTTAACGATAATTCTACTTTGACATTTTCTGCCTCACTTGAGTTTTCAAACTGATATTGTTCGAGAAAATGTATTTACGAAACAAACAAAGGgagttttatataaatatataccaACGGAGCCATGCGAGTACTAAATGTCAAATTTTGGGGTATATTACATATTTGGAAAAGCTTGGTAGATGAATTATTGACCTCTTTTCTCTTAtatccaaaaacaattattgtCAGCAAAGTTGTCTCAAATTATCGTTTTGCATCAACATATGAAAACACCACTTACAGTCCAAATTCACACCATATTTACATATGGGATTATATAATCCGAGAAAGATACGAACAAATTAAGAGACAGAAGaagttaagaaaatgattgaaTAAAGGTagagcttttttttcttgaaaacttGGAGGCGTACTGAATCAGCAGTACATGGGATTCATGcaagaagacgatgatgattgTCTTATCATGAAGACATATCAAAGATCTTTcgaatctctgtttttttttcacttttaggGTTAAAGccagaaaaagtaaaaagtaaagCCTATCGATGTGATtacaccaaaatcaaaattttattccctctatttttatcaataacaAGGACCTCTATTATATAGCTAACTGTTAGATTTTAGCATCTTTTTCATGATTGAGACTTAGAATCATCAACTTTTCCTTAACTTTGCTTTTagtaaatttttggttttagatgtGATTGAAGtggatatttatatttctccaCCGCTAGTTTATATGATCTTAATGGAATAAATGTTTTCAcataaaagtgaaaaacaaatttgaacaCCATTGCTTTTTCATGTCTATATATCACTTTCGCCGCCATACCTTATAGGAGGTTTTTAAACCTCATAGATAAACGACGCCGTTTAAAGTATCCGATTGGGTTAAAATGTTAGGCCATTTATGGATTTGGGCTTTTCTGTATTAAAGTTATGGGCCCACATTTTCCTCTGTTGCTACATAATATTCTCATTTACCATAactccttttttatttatacataactccttttctttctttaatttttttttttttttgcaagaaatggtttaaaagtatattttgacttttaattaAACGGACTATATGTGAATCTTTAAGTTAACCATGCTTGAATGAACTATGAACTATGAAGTCTTCCGATTTTTGAATTAGTCATGCTAGGTATAATTGAACACTTGTGCATTACTCTTTTTACATTCGAAAAAATGCTTTTCGTAGAGACGCTTTACTACAGCGGAAAAACCGaactcttgtttttgttgaaacatgaaacagaggaggagCTTCCATTTGTCTTCAACGTACTCGACGAAATGTCTGACTGACTTTTCCCTTCATCTCCGGTTGTTTCGCCGTTCAATTCACCAGAATCACAACTTCTCCGTAATTGGTTGCTGCCACCACCGTTTTCCTCAGAGCAGcttgcttcatcttctccgtTATGTCTAGTGAATTCCTCACTCTGATTCTCGCATGATTTCCCCGGAAAATCTACACTTTCTACATGGGTTTTCGTATGCGAGAGAGAGTTTACTGAATCTCCTCCATTTGGATCCATACACTCcttcaaaaccctaactctcTCTTTCGTCTCTGTTTCAGATCCATCACCGTCTGAATCAAATCTATAAATCTCAATTCTTATGTCTGAATCATCACTCTCtttaaaatcagaatcaaCTCTGTTTTCAATCTCTCcatgatcttcttcatcaactccATCGTTCTCCAAATGTGAACCTGATCCTCCGGGAGTTACTTCAACCGGACCAGAATACCGTGGAGTGGTGACACTAATCATCGCAATACCAGCACGACACAGAGGACAATTGGTGTGAGAACTAAGCCAAGTATCAATACAAGAGATGTGAAAAGCGTGGTTACATTTAGGCAATAACCTAAgactctcatcttcttcaaactcGTTTAAACAAACTGGACAATCTGTTCTCTCGATTAAACCATCTCCTCTCTTGTAATTACAGATTGTAATCGAGTTAATGATCGATTGTTGTAGACCTGTTGTTCTTATTAACCATATTGGGTGATCCACTTGTTCCCTATCTTGAAACTCTTCCTCCATTACCGTGTCGTTGTCTTCGTTATCGGATTGATATGTTCCTTGGTTGACACGGTTTACGCTGTCTGAAAAGAATTTCGCTACAAGAAAGAATCCGGTTAAAAGGATGGCTAAGACCGCACCGGTTATGGTGATGATGGATATGGCGTCtaaggaagatgaagagtCTTGAGATGGTAGATAAACGGCTGAGATAGATGGAGATGGACATGGAGATGGTTGTGGTGACGATGACCATGGAGGTAGCTGTGGTGATATGGTGTAGTAATCGGGTTCTGGATAGCAATTGTAAGGGCAAATCGGGTCGCAGACTCCGTTCGAGCAGTCTAACGTTTTGTTTGTCTCTGATGCTAAGGTAGGGAAGAGCTTTCGATGCTTCTTCCTCGCCATTAAAGAGAACACTCAAAACACCAAGTCGTTGCTTGGAATACAAGAATTTTAAATCAAGAGAAATttcatttgagtttttttggtgttatttttgtttaggttttgatcatgaagaagaagatttgatatTATCTTTGGGTTTCTCTTTCATATTAAACatagagaaagatgaaaatttCTTCTCATCTTAGTTGTTGACTTGTTCTGTGAGAGAAGTTGAAGCGTCTTCTAATTGTTTAATTGGTGAAGAGTCGTAGTCATGAAAGCCATATTTTACCTTTGAGCTTTTGACTCTTTGGCTTTCGAAGATTTAAGTAAAGTTTATGTTTCTGTTGGCCTTGGCCATCGAGCTTCGGTAGacttataatataaaatttatattgagactgcaaaagaaaaaaataagacttTAACTAGATTTCTTagatctgaaaaaaaaatgttttcttaagATCACACATTAGTGGTGACACAAACATGCTGTATATAGTACATAGCATGTAACAGACACGAAACTagaatatgattaaaaaaatttccctTTGAACCGTTGAGTTATATTTGTTCTTACAAACAATATTGAGATTATTTTTAAGTCTTACATGGCTATAATAGTGTTCATATATTGAGAATAAAGACTTATTAATAATAAGGTTTTATGTTGTAAATATTGAGAAATAATATCTACTCATAGTCAATTAGTTTTGACCACATAAGcatgtaaaaactaaaaagtaagaaCTCTAATTTCCTCAACATTTCATCAAT
This sequence is a window from Arabidopsis thaliana chromosome 1 sequence. Protein-coding genes within it:
- a CDS encoding basic helix-loop-helix (bHLH) DNA-binding superfamily protein translates to MALEAVVYPQDPFSYISCKDFPFYDLYFQEEEDQDPQDTKNNIKLGQGQGHGFASNNYNGRTGDYSDDYNYNEEDLQWPRDLPYGSAVDTESQPPPSDVAAGGGRRKRRRTRSSKNKEEIENQRMTHIAVERNRRKQMNEYLAVLRSLMPPYYAQRGDQASIVGGAINYLKELEHHLQSMEPPVKTATEDTGAGHDQTKTTSASSSGPFSDFFAFPQYSNRPTSAAAAEGMAEIEVTMVESHASLKILAKKRPRQLLKLVSSIQSLRLTLLHLNVTTRDDSVLYSISVKVHFFLSFSPFFVFFFLTRLE
- a CDS encoding basic helix-loop-helix (bHLH) DNA-binding superfamily protein (basic helix-loop-helix (bHLH) DNA-binding superfamily protein; FUNCTIONS IN: DNA binding, sequence-specific DNA binding transcription factor activity; INVOLVED IN: regulation of transcription; LOCATED IN: nucleus; CONTAINS InterPro DOMAIN/s: Helix-loop-helix DNA-binding domain (InterPro:IPR001092), Helix-loop-helix DNA-binding (InterPro:IPR011598); BEST Arabidopsis thaliana protein match is: basic helix-loop-helix (bHLH) DNA-binding superfamily protein (TAIR:AT1G22490.1); Has 1596 Blast hits to 1587 proteins in 129 species: Archae - 0; Bacteria - 0; Metazoa - 28; Fungi - 30; Plants - 1534; Viruses - 0; Other Eukaryotes - 4 (source: NCBI BLink).); this translates as MALEAVVYPQDPFSYISCKDFPFYDLYFQEEEDQDPQDTKNNIKLGQGQGHGFASNNYNGRTGDYSDDYNYNEEDLQWPRDLPYGSAVDTESQPPPSDVAAGGGRRKRRRTRSSKNKEEIENQRMTHIAVERNRRKQMNEYLAVLRSLMPPYYAQRGDQASIVGGAINYLKELEHHLQSMEPPVKTATEDTGAGHDQTKTTSASSSGPFSDFFAFPQYSNRPTSAAAAEGMAEIEVTMVESHASLKILAKKRPRQLLKLVSSIQSLRLTLLHLNVTTRDDSVLYSISVKVEEGSQLNTVEDIAAAVNQILRRIEEESSFS
- a CDS encoding RING/U-box superfamily protein (RING/U-box superfamily protein; FUNCTIONS IN: zinc ion binding; EXPRESSED IN: inflorescence meristem, root, flower; EXPRESSED DURING: 4 anthesis, petal differentiation and expansion stage; CONTAINS InterPro DOMAIN/s: Zinc finger, RING-type (InterPro:IPR001841), Zinc finger, C3HC4 RING-type (InterPro:IPR018957); BEST Arabidopsis thaliana protein match is: RING/U-box superfamily protein (TAIR:AT4G33565.1); Has 9784 Blast hits to 9740 proteins in 308 species: Archae - 0; Bacteria - 7; Metazoa - 2351; Fungi - 909; Plants - 4998; Viruses - 86; Other Eukaryotes - 1433 (source: NCBI BLink).); the encoded protein is MARKKHRKLFPTLASETNKTLDCSNGVCDPICPYNCYPEPDYYTISPQLPPWSSSPQPSPCPSPSISAVYLPSQDSSSSLDAISIITITGAVLAILLTGFFLVAKFFSDSVNRVNQGTYQSDNEDNDTVMEEEFQDREQVDHPIWLIRTTGLQQSIINSITICNYKRGDGLIERTDCPVCLNEFEEDESLRLLPKCNHAFHISCIDTWLSSHTNCPLCRAGIAMISVTTPRYSGPVEVTPGGSGSHLENDGVDEEDHGEIENRVDSDFKESDDSDIRIEIYRFDSDGDGSETETKERVRVLKECMDPNGGDSVNSLSHTKTHVESVDFPGKSCENQSEEFTRHNGEDEASCSEENGGGSNQLRRSCDSGELNGETTGDEGKSQSDISSSTLKTNGSSSSVSCFNKNKSSVFPL